The nucleotide sequence CTCTCACCCCTTGCTCTAACTGCTCAATCTACCCCCCCCAAACCAAAAAATACAAGGAGCAAGCATTGTCCTTATTCAAAGAACCTGGTAGATTTTGACATGTTCTCACAGAAAATTCAGACAAGAATCTCCGTTAGCAGCTTTTATTACAACAATCCATTGAGACATTAAAAAGTTGATGGCTTGGCACCACAGAGATAACTAATCATTAGAtgatatatcatcaatgaaggaGAAGATACAAAAGGCGATACCTTTTGTGGTCGGATGCGGAGAGAGGATTCACGGCGTCGGTGATCATCGTTAATGAGACGGAGGGCCAGATCTCTCCGGtggagtagtagtagtagtaagcTAGGCTACTTAACTTGCTTGATCATCATTACGCGATTCAAAGTTTCAAGATGAAGATCAACTTACAGTGTGAACACTCAgagtgagaaaagaaaaaaggcaagatttttaattattttcaaataataataaaattagtttttatttaaccGGACCGAACCAGTTGAACAATGACTCATTTTATCTTCTAAGTCGCTTTAAAAATTGAGTAATTCATTCCATATACACATAATAAAGTATATTTAGCTATGTGGTATGTGTactgtttctttttaaaatatacctgTCATACCCTTATCTCTACACATGCGGCCTATTCCAGctatatgatataaataatattatatttcttttctCAGAAGATATGTCTTAAACCAACACGTGTTTACATTGTTTTGCTTTTCgttttcaagagtcatcttcccccagattttttcttttacaattattatttttctcactttctttgattttttcagAGAATCATCTTTCAAGCTCTCTATTTTTTCCCAGATTCATCTCTTTTATAATCTTTCTCTTCAACTCTTGTTTCATGCGTGTCTCTCTACTTTCACAAATTTTTATCTCTGCATTTTCTAGAGTTCGGAAATATTTCGGTGTACAGCGCCTTCGCCTGACCTGGAGCGTGTTCCCCCCCCCTTCCGGATCTCGAGCCACATGACGGAATAGCACTGGCCGCGTGTACTGGAGGcacttcttctctctctcagcGAATCTGATGGTCTCTGTTTCGAAGACCCTAAGAGAGCTCCGTCATTCGAGTGTCGCAATGGGAGTAAGGCGTGCTCTCTTTAGTTTAAGGATGCAGAGACGTCTCTGATTGTAGAGAAGCTTTGGTATCGGCGGATCTGTTGAAAGGGGTGGCGGTTCCCTTAGACTGTTTCTCGTCAGTCTTGATCCTTTCTACTCCGCCGTGACGGATGAGGTCGTACGTGGAAGCTCGGACCCATGAGAAGGCGAGGATCTTGCGTAGATGCGGTGGTGACGCATGTGTTTGTGGTCGTGGGACGCCTTTGGGTGGGTTCTCTTTGTGTTTTGCAAACCACAACGTGTCCATCCCAACTCCTCAGTCCACATCTCCCTTGTCCACACACCTAGACTAGGAACAACTTCATCAGAATATGTTTTGTTGTATCAAGAACAACTTCATCGGTTGTTAAGTTGTTTTGAACGATGTtgtactataaaattatttgttgtTGTTATCCTTTAAAAGAACTAAATCAGGGTGTTTTTCATTTCAATGTTATTGTTGTAAATGGTTAGCTGTTTTAGTAGATCATGGTCATGTGCTCATCACCTATAGGAACCAACGTACACGTCCACACACACGCCATCCATAACTCATTTTTCAAATTGCACGGGTTCACAACACAATTTTTCAAATTGCACCTTCCACAAAACGTTGTCCATGATACTATGTCCACTTAATTCaggtttaaattttataaaatttaaaatatgaatgtGTTCAAATTGCATTGTCCACAACATTATCCATGATATTGTGTCCATTTaactcatttttaaattttataaaaattaaaatatacatatgaatctcaaaacatagaaatcttgatataatttattatatatattatatttcaaatttatatataataataggaaataataacaaataaaattctGTCGAGAGAAACCAAAAACattgttgatcaaaaaaaaaaaaccaaaaacattaaTCTGTCCACAAACTCATGTCCACATCCACATATTTATCCTTCAGCTCATGTATCACCTTGTACTCCTactttgaataaattttatcaGATGGCAAAATAGTCCAAAAGCTTCCTCAATCTCCGTGAATGTGTGCAACAAGTGAGAAGTGTCCCTGGATGCAAATGAAACTCAAAAAGTGTCCCATTATGTAATCAACTCTATAAATagttatggaaaaaaaaatatgcatcAAAAGGAGCTAAGCGGCGTCGTTTTCCAGCTGTTTGAGGAGGTTAAGAAGGAGCTCGATCTCGTCCCTAGAAGCTCCCACGTCTCGCTCGGTCGTCAAAAGTACTCTGACGAGCAGATCAAGTAAGTTTTCGGATCTCACCTCCCTATCTCTTCGAGAGTAGGATTCGTAATCTGGTGGATTAGTTACAAGATTTAGTACTTGAGAATCTGCTGCTGACGGTTTATCCATCGTGTGGTTGTTGTATTGTAGTGTGGAGTACAATCTCTCGTATGTGTATCAGTATCACGCCATGTATGCTTGCTCCGATACGCATATTTGGTTTCAGGTTCTTTAAGGAATCGAGTGTGGAAGAAAGAGAGCACGCTGAGAAGTTGATTCATCCTGCTCTCCGTGCTTATTTCTTTTGAATGTTTGTGGTGTGATCTTCAGGGACATGGCATTTCAATCAAATGCTTCTGGAACAGTTAAAGCGGCTTCAAGGGAATTTTAAGGTCTCGCGTACTCTCGTGGGGTTATACTCTATGAAGCTCTCTAGCAATGTATCAGCTAGCTTGTGTGTTAGTTTCTCAAGGTTTTGTGATGCAGAGCTTTGACGATTGGttgtttttatgtatatatcgagaaatattttaaatacattaaaaataactatGTCGTCTTCACACTTTGTATATTGCGCCTCACAGAGCTTTGACGATTGGttgtttttatgtatatatcgagaaatattttaaatacattaaaaataaccaattcaacttttttatctataaaaaatcaaaattttttaaaaaaatttttggTCAAATTAGATCCTTTTATATCGGAATTTTAGAAGATACATAGCTTAAATTagatatgttttaattttttattcatcTATAAATATACTTCTCTTTCTTTGTAAATTTAAAACACCTCTAGTTCATTATCTAAGATGAAAAATGATGTTCAACCTTCGCTTATTGGTCTCTTCATAGTCACAGTTCTTCTGTTCGgttgatatttatatttacaattttattattatattcaaaaatcatttaaaattaaagttattctgatatcatattattttatgtactgATATAACATTTATATCGAATTCTATAACTTTGGGTGTAgaaattttttccaaaataatcAATGATTAAGAAAGAAGATGTTCATACTTTAAGTTTTTTTCCCTATAAATATGCAAAAAAACTCTCTAAGCATATGTTTTACCAAAAACATTAATTTCTATTTAAATACGAAGactaaagttttgttttaactATTATAATAACAGGAGTAATGACGATTGTTCAGAAAGGAGGACCACCACATAAATTACTTCCTTGTACAATAGAATACAAACTGAAAAATGGAGACTGTACTAAGGACGATTGTAAAGCTGAATGTACCAGAAAAAGGAATGGGATTGGTGAATGCATTGGCCCGCAGGTGGGGGGGCCTTGCTTATGCATgtatcaaaaacataaaaataatatgtgttACCCTTGATTTTTTTATCTACATTGGaactcaaataatatttataataatacacGTCTTTATCAGAGGAATAAAcataacattattaattattgttagtGTTTGTGGCATAATAAATTGTATTATGTtaccaaatataaatataaataacaaatattaatatgtcGTTCGTCtctttaacttttctttttcttcggTAGCGTGAAttaacaaatattatattataattagtacttattttatataaatttgaaagaaaaaataataatttttttaatcatccACAGCCTCGTCATCATCACTCCATcggtcttcttcttcatcatccttgTCCACTTTTCTGGCGAAAGCATCTCAACGGTCAAAAATGCTTCTCAAGACGGTTTCTTCGTCTTCTGCTGCTCGTGAGTTTCCATGGCGGAATCAAGGACGTTTCTCCTCTGCTATCCTCCGCGAACCTTCCTGGAAAATACACCACCGGTAATCGGATCCTGATGCAGTGATATCACCGGAGCTTCTTCCACTTCAGTCTCCGATCAATCACCTAGGTGAAACTCTTCCTCTTCGATTCTCTCTTCTCGTGAATCGCCTCTTCTCAGTTCTCGTCGTCTGTAACAAAATTTCCTCTAAAATTTGAAAAGTAATATCAAGGTAAAGTTAGAATTTCCTCTAAAATTTTAATCTAGTGTATATATGAAAACATGCATGTGACCTCtttcaaaattgatttatatgttacTACTATATCAtacattagtttttttaattttttaaaatatccatcacatctatattattatatgCAAAGTGATTTTTCACATTTTAGCTCTGatgttaaaatttaaagtgattaatattgtttataaatagttatggaaaaaaaaatgcatcAAAAGGAGCCAAGCGGCGTCGTTTTCCAGCTGTTTGAGGAGGTTAAGAAGGAGCTCGATCTCGTCCCTAGAAGCTCCCACGTCTCGCTCGGTCGTCAAAAGTACTCTGACGAGCAGATCAAGTAAGTTTTCGGATCTCACCTCCCTATCTCTGGTGGATTAGTTACAAGATTTAGTACTTGAGAATCTGTTGCTGACGGTTTATCCATCGTGTGGTTGTTGTATTGTAGTGTGGAGTACAATCTCTCGTATGTGTATCAGTATCACGCCATGTATGCTTGCTCCGATACGCATTTTTGGTATCAGGTTCTTTAAGGAATCGAGTGTGGAAGAAAGAGAGCACGCTGAGAAGTTGATTCATCCGTGCTAATTTCTTTTGAATGTTTGTGGTGTGATCTTCAGGGACATGGCATTTCAATCAAATGCTTCTGGAACTAGTTTGTGTGTTAGTTTCTCAAGCTTGATTCCAAGACCGGTTCAATCTGAAATGAAATTGAAGTTTTGGTTTAATCCCAAAGCAAAAAGGTCCATCCAAACTTTACAATATGGGCCGCCAGACTTTTGGCCCATCTAAAACCTAACTGACTTGCTTTCCCGCAACGGCACCGTTTAGCTTCACATCTCTGACGTTAGTCTGCGTTTCTCGCTCCTCTCTTCCTGATAGCTCCGTCGctcaaaaccctaatccatcGAAAGCCCATCAACCGACATGGCGAGTCTAGAGTGCCGGATGTACGAAGCCAAGTACCCAGAAGTCGACATGGCTGTGATGATCCAAGTCAAGAACATCGCCGACATGGGAGCCTACGTGTCCCTCCTCGAGTACAACAACATCGAAGGCATGATCCTCTTCTCCGAGCTCTCCCGCCGTCGGATCCGGAGTGTCAGCAGCTTGATCAAGGTCGGGAGAATCGAGCCCGTCATGGTCCTGCGTGTGGATAAAGACAAGGGTTACATTGATCTGAGCAAACGTAGAGTCAGCGAGGAAGATATTCAGACTTGCGAAGAGAGGTATAACAAGAGCAAGCTCGTTCATTCTATCATGCGTCATGTCGCTGAGACTCTTTCTATCGATTTGGAGGTAATTCAAAATCCAATCTTTAATGTAAAGTTCCTACCTTTGTGTAACCAGAGTAGCTTACATAGATTTGAATAACTAAAAATCGAATCTTTAGTGCAAACTGTGTACCTTTGTGTAATCATAGTAGCTTACATTGAGTTTGAGTAAGTAAAAATCGAATCTTTAGTGATATTGATTATGCAAATTCATGTATATAGTGTAAAGTTGCTACCTTTGTGTAAATTATAGTAGCTTGCATTGGTTTGAGTGGATAATAATCGAATCTTTAGGGATAATGATTATCCAAATTATTTAGCTACCTTTGTGTAATAATCATAGTAGCTTAAATTGATTTGAGTAAGTAAAAATCGAATCTTTAGTGATATTGGTTATGCAAATTCATGTATCTAGTGTAAAGTAGCTACCTTTGTGTAATTATAGTAGCTTGCATTGATTTgagtaaataaaaattgaatcttTAGTGATATTGATTATGAAACTTATGTATCTAGTGTAAAGTAGCTACCTTGTTATGTACATTGATTTGAATTTATCTATTGCAGGAGTTGTATGTGAACATTGGGTGGCCTTTGTATCGGAAACATGGTCATGCTTTTGAGGTAAGAGTTTGTGAGTTGAGCTTTTGCTGTATTCATGTAGATATTTAGtatatagagatttttgttttttttgttttgttcaggCTTTCAAGATCTTGGTGACTGATCCTGATTCTGTGTTGGGTTCACTCACACGTGAGGTCAAAGAAGTTGGGCCTGATGGGCAGGAGGTATATTACTTTCTTCTCTGGCttcatttttttagtttttgttccTAATCTTGGGATGTTTCTATTTGTAGGTGACTAAAGTTGTACCTGCTGTTACGGAAGAAGTGAAGGATGCTCTTGTGAAGAACATTAGGAGGAGGATGACACCACAACCGATGAAAATCCGTGCTGATATCGAGTTGAAATGTTTTCAGTTTGACGGAGTTGTCCACATCAAGGTCCTAAACTCTTATTTGATTATCTATAACATATGGAAAGAATACATCAATGGTTTCATTTGATTTTCTCACACACATACTTGTAATTTCAATTTCAGGAGGCCATGAGAAAGGCTGAAGCTGCTGGAAACGATGACTGTCCTGTGAAGATTAAGTTGGTTGCCCCGCCTCTTTATGTCCTTACTACTCAGACTCTTGACAAGGTTAGACAATCTCTTATTTTGAAGctatatattgtatttaatcTTGTCAGTGactaataacataattaaacaGGACCAAGGGATTGAAATTCTAACGGAAGCCATAGCAGCTTGCACCGAGACAATTGATCAACACAAAGGCAAGCTCGTCGTTAAGGAAGCACCTAGAGCTGTGAgtatcttcttctttagttgTTGAACCATCCCAAGTTGCATATTACAAGAACTAGCTTTCCTTTATTTGTGGAGTCTTAAAATTTGTGTTTGGCAGGTGAGTGAAAGAGATGATAAGATGCTGACAGAACACATGGCTAAGCTAAGAATGGACAATGAAGAAATCAGCGGGGATGAAGaaagtggagaagaagaagaggacacAGGGATGGGTGAAGTTGACATTGAAGGTGCCGGAATCATTGAGTAGAATTCGCCGGTAATACCGTTTTTTCCGACCAATCTTCTTTCTGTCTGTTCgtagtatttttgttttaaaagtagAAAACATCCGAGAGGTTGTGgtgtttcttctttttgtggAGACATGTTTTTCACCCGTTGAGGGGTTTACTCATGATTTTATATTTGACTATTTTTGCGGCGTTTGACATTTTTGAGTTTAAACCTGAATAGATTTGGCTATGAGAAGTGTGGCTAATCATCAGTATACCAGAGTTAAATCAGATTTGATCCCTTGAAAGATGCATATAATCTATTATCTGAGATCTTATACTGAGTCTGGTGGATTCAAAGTTTAAAGCTTTACCATCTGAAGTTgaaaaaataactatatttgTTCCAAGTATTCAAAGTGTTTCTTTCTATGACAATATATATCCAAGCCCAAAAGAAAAGCAAGTTGTTCAGCTTAGCCGAAAAGTTTGACGTTAAGcccattttaaattttcttcatcttttcaggaagaataatataaaatatattttcatattgattttcaTAACATTAGAACATGAAAAtgttgagaaaaataaatacattataataTGAAAGTAAAGCAATTTAGTTAGAAAGAATCGTGGGGTTTGCTTGCTGACTAGTACCCAAACAAGGAAGGATCCCACATGGTTTTAAGAATTGGGAGACTAAAGAAAGCAACAGCTAAGCAGCCTCCACATTGAACCAGTCATAATTTTCTCTCCTCCACATAATTAAGATGACAAATCATTCCTTCAACTTCAATCATTATTAACATATCTTCACACCAAATTTACGTGgcattttctattttgtttgcCTTGGTTGAATTTTACAACCGAATAAAAGTTTGTaggaaaaaaacaagaaaatgaagatAGAAACCATTTGCTACGCcacaagtcttttttttttatggcaGCTGGCTAATTGGGAGTTCCCTTGTGAACCCTTTTACTACTCTACCACAACATTCTTTGAGACTAATTTGTTGAACATTAAATGTGGCTTTTTCTGGAAAAGTTTGATTTTATGAAAAGACGatagaaatttagaaaaataagtctTGGCATTTGGTAGCCATTGACGTTATGTACCCGTTTGGGTTTAGATTGgatttttagattttcaaaTTCTGTTTCCAAAACCtcattcaaatttatatatgtttgggTTGAGTAAATTAATACTCCAAATTCAGGTATATTATATAACTTTGGCAGAAAATCCAATTTGGATTTGAATTCATTTTAGATTCAGTTAATAATACttcatattttagtatttttagatatcatatcaaaataaatcttaaatttagatttgataatttatttaggTATTAGATACTTATTTTGGATACtatttcagatttatttttgaattgaatAATTTTGAGTTTCTTTTAGTTACTTTAACATTCATTTTTGTGTATAATTGTTCATGtttaattaataacatttcggGTTCTAATATATTTCGTATATAACCATTTCCAATGTTTTTACAGAACTCATTTCGGATATTTTAGTGGGTATTTTAGTTCGAGTTTCTAGTTTTTCTTCCCGAACCTagtatttggttttgtttaaattgtttggttttgattttttttcgtCTTGGAAAAGTAAGTAgtaatataattgtattttggttcggttcagtttacTAGTACTTGTTAATGTGTTATCGTTGAccaatactcttttttttttggacgtATAGATTCGTTTCCTTATTAGCCTTAACAAGGTGCAACGCGTTTTCcatcaaaaatgaaaaagtcTTATGCTTCCTTCCTCTCTTATCTTCTCATAAACCCGTCTTTTCGTCAACCTTCTCCCTGTTTTTCTGATACTCTGCTCCTAGTCTCAAAATATTCAGATCCATAAACTCTAGATTCCATCATCTTCTTGCGTCATCCTGTTCAACTCTCACGTTCTTACTCTGTCCATGAATGAGAAACGAAGATCCACCGTTAGGTCGATATTAAAGATGCGTTCTCTTATGGCTTTTGTAGTCCTTCTCAGCTTCGGCTCGTGTTTTTCGCTTAAGGAAGAAGGTACCTGAAGCTTTCTTGCATGTTTTGTCTGAACGAGTTCCCTGAGAATATGTTTTCATCCTTCTCTGTTTCGCTTTGTGTTTTCAGGTTTAGATAAAGATAGATTAGAGAAAGATCTAAGGTCTGATGAAGACTCAGCAATTCTGTAagtttatttatctcaaatctTGTTTGGTATAACAACAACTTGAACTTGTAGTTGGTGGTTGGTTGGTAGATCTATAGTTTCTCTAGTCATTCCATAACTTGAGTGacttcacacacacacacacactctgTATCGT is from Brassica napus cultivar Da-Ae chromosome A4, Da-Ae, whole genome shotgun sequence and encodes:
- the LOC106400728 gene encoding eukaryotic translation initiation factor 2 subunit alpha homolog codes for the protein MASLECRMYEAKYPEVDMAVMIQVKNIADMGAYVSLLEYNNIEGMILFSELSRRRIRSVSSLIKVGRIEPVMVLRVDKDKGYIDLSKRRVSEEDIQTCEERYNKSKLVHSIMRHVAETLSIDLEELYVNIGWPLYRKHGHAFEAFKILVTDPDSVLGSLTREVKEVGPDGQEVTKVVPAVTEEVKDALVKNIRRRMTPQPMKIRADIELKCFQFDGVVHIKEAMRKAEAAGNDDCPVKIKLVAPPLYVLTTQTLDKDQGIEILTEAIAACTETIDQHKGKLVVKEAPRAVSERDDKMLTEHMAKLRMDNEEISGDEESGEEEEDTGMGEVDIEGAGIIE